Genomic segment of Callithrix jacchus isolate 240 chromosome 9, calJac240_pri, whole genome shotgun sequence:
agagacaaaaatgttggccaggctggtctcaaactcctggcttcaagcgattcacctaacctcagcctcccaaagttctgggattacaggtgtgagcaaccatgcctggcctcaaaaccTAATGTCTTaacgcattttttttttaattgagacagagtttcgctcttgttacccaggctggagtgcaatggcacgatctcggctcactgcaacctccgcctcctgggttcaggcaattctcctgcctcagcctcctgagtagctgggattacaggcatgtgccaccatgcccagctaatttttttgtacttttagtagagattgggtttcaccgtgttgatcaggatggtctcgatctcttgacctcgtgatccacccgcctcggcctcccaaagtgctgggattacaggagtgagccaccacacccggcttgtCTTAACACATTGAATGTAAAGTCATGGTGTAGTGAAAAAGATCATGATTAAACATAtcagagggctgggtgcagtggctcacacctgtaatcccagcactttgggaagcagaggcgggcagatcaccttaggtcaggagttcgataccatcctgaccaatatggagaaaccccatctctactaaaaatacagaattaggcaggcatggtggtgcatgcttgtcatcccagctactcgggaggttcaggcaggagaatcgcttgaacttgggaggtggaagttgcagtgagctgagatcatgccattgcactccagcctgggcaacaagagcaaaagtttgtctcaaaaacatatcAGAGTTTAAACCTGACTTTAGCATTTAACCTAATACTATGATACTATGAGCCttagttccctcatctgtaaaatggcagtcATTATATACTTTGTGGTAGTAAGCATTGGGAATAACGTTTTAGTGTACATTAGATAGTATTGCAAATCACTTAGTGCCTGGGTCATAGTAGTTATTCAGTTAAATGGTTACGATTGTTATCCTATACTTTCAAACATACTCTATATATAACAACCCACTATATAACTAACCATGAACCCAAATATTCCAGTTCATGGAGAACAGACAATATCCCTGCCTAATTCTTCTTGGctgatgtttcctttttttttttctccatcttgcTCTTCTCCTGTCAGTTGATTTATGAAGACTCTATGGATCTAATCGCAAAGCTACCTTGTGTTGCAGCAAAGATCTACCGAAATCTCTACAGAGAAGGCAGTGGTATTGGGGCCATTGACTCTAAGCTGGACTGGTCCCACAATTTCACCAACATGTTAGGCTATACTGATGCTCAGTTCACTGAGCTCATGCGCCTATACCTCACCATCCACAGGTAAGCTAGGCCCAGCAATCACAGCCACCAGATGCCTCAATTGgtgggaaatttttttaaaagctcctttATGTTCTTATCTTCTGGGAACAGACAGTAGGCAGCAAGGAGACAGAAATGTGGCATAAAGGATGATACAAGGCAAGAAAGGGGTCTAGTAAGGAAGGTAAGGAGGCCTAAAGAAATTACCATAACCATGCTAAGAACAAGATGGTGCTTCTGGCTGGGAAAAGGTATTAGCTATTCACATCAGATGGTCCTTCAGTTTTCCAGGAGCTATTAAAGCTAGGGTTGGGGTCAGGGAGCAGAGCATACAGACATCATCAACCAGTAACCCACTAACCTCTCCAGCTCTGTGGATTAGTGAACAAAAGCTGGGAATAGGATtaggatgtcttttttttttttttgagatggagtttcgccctatCACCAGactgctggagtacagtggtgcaatcttggctcactgcaacttccttcgCCTatggtcaagtgattctcctgccttagcctcccgagtagctggggctacaggtgtgcaccaccatgcccagctaatttttgtattgttagtagagatggggtttcatcatgttggccaggatggtttcaatctcttgaccttgtgatccgcccgcctcggcatcccaaagtgctgggactacaggagtgagccactgtgcccagccaagattaggatgtcttttttttttaaacagagtctcgctctgttgcccaggctggcatacaggggcatgatctcactcattgcaacctccacctcccaggttcaagctattctcctgcctcagcctcctaagcagctgagactacagggacgtggcaccacacccagctaatttttgtatttttagcagagacagggttttaccatcttggccaggctggtcttgaactcgaactcctgatcttgtgatccacccacctcagcctcccaaagtgctacgattacaggcataagccactgcgcccagccttaggATGTTTTATACAAGAGCTTAGGTATAACTCACTGGATATAGGCTGGCATGAGCCCATAAGTAGGCTAGTAAGTGACAAATAAGAGAACAGCAAGGCTTCCATAATCTGACCCTTCTTCTCCCCTTGgctctcccttcttccccacAGTGACCATGAGGGCGGCAATGTAAGTGCCCATACCAGCCACTTGGTGGGCAGTGCCCTTTCAGACCCCTACCTGTCCTTTGCAGCAGCCATGAACGGGCTGGCAGGACCTCTCCATGGACTGGCAAACCAGGTAagactattctttttattttctcaatacaTGTTTTCCTTACCCCATGCTTTGTTTCTGATCCGGGCATTCTCTCCTGGCATATGTATTAACATTCCTTTTTTCCCTAAACCTTTCCCATAGGAAGTGCTTGTCTGGCTAACACAGCTACAGAAGGAAGTTGGCAAAGATGTGTCAGATGAGAAGTTACGAGACTACATCTGGAACACACTCAACTCGGGACGGGTAAGCAGAGATGCTTAACAACTAGGAAAGAAACCAAGACCCAAGTTCTGCAATTTGGaagaattaagaagaaaagaatgggccgggtgtggtggctcacacctgtaatcccagcactttcagaggccgaagcaggcagattgcctgagctcaggagtttgcaactagcctgagcaacatggtaaaactctgtctctactaaaacacaaaaaattagctgggcatggttgcgggcgcctggaatcccagccactcaagaggctgaggcaggagaactgcttgaacccaggaggcggaggttgcagtgagccaaggatcgtgccactacactccagcctgggcgacagaaccagactccatctcaagaagacAAGAATGAAAGAGGTCTCTaaattagagatttttttttctttttctatttatctacCTAGAAGAATTTatgtagaaaataatttctagggccgggcgtggtggctcaagcctgtaatcccagcactttgggaggctgaggcgggtggatcacgaggtcaagagatcgagaccatgctggtcaacatggtgaaaccccgtctctactaaaaatacaaaacattagctgggcatggtggcgcatgcctgtaatcccagctactcaggaggctgaggcaggagaattgcctgaacccaggaggcggaggtcgcggtgagccgagatcgcaccattgcactccagcctgggtaacaacagcaaaactctgtctcaaaaaataataataataatttctagctGGGCACAATGACATGGACCCCAGTattctcacctacttgggaggctgaggcaagagggttgcttgaggccaggagttcaaggctgcagtgtgctaagATCACtgctgtgaatagccactgtattccagccaggacaacactgtaagaccctgtctctaaaaaaaaaaaataataagaacaggttgagtgtggtggctcaggcttataatcttagcacttggggaggccagggtgggtggatcgcttgagcccaggagtttgagactagcctgagcaacagagacccccatctttctttttttttgagacagagtttcactctttttacctaggctagagttcagtggcatgatctttgctcaccacaacctctgtctcctgggttcaagcaattctcctgcctcagcctcccaagtagctgggattacaggcatgcaccaccacactgagctaattttgtattttcagtagagacagggtttctccatgttgatcaggctggtctcaaacttccaacctcaggtgatctgtccacctaggcctcccaaagttctgggattacaggcgtgagttactgcacctggccagaccccatctttaccaaaaaaaaatttaaaaaaaaaacctaggtgtATTGGTGtgctggtcccagctactcagaaggctaaaatgggaggattgcctgagactGGGAGGCTGCCGGGAgatgtgatcatgccattgccctccagcctgggtgacagagtgagatcctgtctcaaaaaataaaataatttctactgAGAATacttttttccttattctttacAGGTTGTTCCAGGCTATGGCCATGCAGTACTAAGAAAGACTGATCCACGATATACCTGTCAGCGAGAGTTTGCTCTGAAACACCTGCCTAATGACCCCATGTTTAAGTTGGTTGCTCAGCTATACAAGATTGTGCCCAATGTCCTCTTAGAGCAGGGTAAGGCCAAGAACCCTTGGCCCAATGTAGATGCTCACAGTGGGGTGCTGCTTCAGGTAagtcctccttttcctcttttccctctaATTTGTACCAAACCCTATTGTTATCTGCCATGCACAAAGTCACCTAACTCCTATCAGAGCAAGGACCTCCCTCACAGAGCCTTTTGATAAAGTTGATATGagagggttggggttggggttgttCTCTTTTCAGAATCCCAATTGCTATACTTTTCTCAGTGTCATTTCTATTTAAGGTTGACTGGGTAAGTCCTTGGAGAAAAAGGGATAATTGAGCTTTTAAGGTTTCTATCACCCAGGACTTGTACATGTCACTGCCTCTGTCTTAAACAaaacctttttctcttttaccttACAGTACTATGGAATGACGGAGATGAATTACTACACGGTCCTGTTTGGGGTATCACGCGCATTGGGTGTACTGGCACAGCTCATCTGGAGCCGAGCCTTAGGCTTCCCTCTAGAAAGGCCCAAGTCCATGAGCACAGAGGGTCTGATGAAGTTTGTGGACTCTAAGTCAGGGTAAAACTGGAGACCAGGAGAAAGTGACTACTAGAAAGTGAGGAagcctaaataaataaagagtatacTTTTGTTTCAGGGGGCCTTTAAAGACTTAAGATTAAATTATATCTGAGGCACTGATAATATGTTTgaggttaaaatataaattaagactttaaaagataaaaaattatccCTTCTTCCCTAATCAGCCCTCTTCCCTGCCTGGTATGAGTTGCCCATCATAGGGGTGGTCCTGGAGGATGGCCAGGACTAATGCATGTAGTATGAGTTAGGTTTGGCCCCACCACTATCTCTAGAGTGAGAATCTGGATCCTCTTTCCATGGGTCAAAGCCAGTTACAGAGAATCTACAGTCACTTTGGAGCTTTTGCTTCTTCTCTGCCAAGCCCTGAATAAGCCAGCAAACCAGGACTCTGCCCCTTCTGTTTCCATAGGAATCATGGTGGATAGTCAGCTGTACCAAGCCCCTTGGCCTTCTCCCATGCACACAAACACCTCCTAGCAAGACCTACTGGTTAGCTGGACATgctttggcaatttttttatGTGACCAAGTGACCATAAAAGGCATGGCATTTGTTGTGACTGGCACCCAatgtttgacttctttttttaaaactatccAATTAAAATTAAGGTCTGGGAGTGTTCTGTTTCCCATTACTTTAATACTCACCTCCTCCCAGATTTTACACCTATTGCACCTCAAGCTGAGGATGTTCTGGACCTCCCCTCTTGGTCCGTACTAGAGACCTCTCAACAGATCTGTGGTCCCAGTCATTGGGTTTTATCCGTGCTTAATGTGAACTAAGTTTTTTACTTCCACAGAACACAAGCCACTACCCTCTGGCCTCCCCAGTTTCCAGACCCCCATCTTTTAATATGCTGTGAGGCATAGAGCAGGGACTCAGGAATAACCAGCATGTTGTTTTCAGAGTCTGGTCCCTGGGTTATTAGCACCTCTTTTTGAACAGAGAATTGATTTAAGATTGAACATGGTCTCTGATTATCAGGTACTGGGGCTGAGGGCATTAAAATAGTAAGCCTCCCTCTTCATCCCCCACCTCAAGAAGATGCCTCCTTATTTATCAGCatccttttcctccctcttccctgagAGCTCATGTACAACGTTTGTTTTAGAAGCCCCATTTGCACAGGTTTTCAGCAACTCAGAATGTTCTACTGCCTTTTCTTTGAGAAAGGATTGAGATACACTCCTGCTGTGCCCCCATCTTCTCTCCAGACTCCTGCCTGTGTTTGTGTGGATCCCCAGTCCCAGAACCGCACTTGCGTTGGACACACTGTAAACCCCTGGGTAACTGTCAAGTCATGGTGCAGACTTCAGGTTGTTCtgtgtaaaatgcaaaataaatgtttttattaacaaTGCTTGAGCCTGCTATTAAATAAGGCCTGGAAGAATCTTTATTATGAGGTAAAGAATCTGGCTACCAAGATCCTGAACTTAGTGGATTATAAGTAGTCTTCTACATCCATTTATCTTTAGGTAGGTTTGGCTTTCTTTTACCTTAACCAGAGGAAAGGCTCCCTGAGAGATTTCCAAAGGACACTTCCATTCTTCCTCAAGGTTAGGAAGTCCTTGATGTTTAGCCCCTAACCTTGCTAATTTTGTTGTAAGGTAACATATAACAAGGGCTATCGCTGAGACTGTCAGTTCTCATGTGACTAATCCAAGAACTGGTCTAGCCCACTGAGTGAAAGAAACAAACTGTATCAAGGACAAATGGGCTAGTATGGCTACCTCAGGACCTAAGCCACTAGAGGGCTCTGGTACTTCTTGGAGTGCCTGCTCTTTTCAGCTTCCCTGAAGGAGGTCTCAAAAATAAGAGGTGGTCCTGAGGGCATCACATATACGGGAGGTCCGAGACCAGATGATTCTGTTCTGATATCCCTGCTGCAACTGACCTTCTGAAAAAGTCTATAAATAGGCAAGAGGGTGGATACTAGGTCCTGGCTTGTAGAATGTGCTACTATAGTTAGCAGGGACACTATGTCCAAGAGGCCTTCTTACACCTTCACTCCCCCAGGGAAAGAAGTCATAACTTTCTTTTACTCTACTATATCTGCATTATTATCCCAAGAAACAATATAATAAAGCCAAATTTCACACTGTCACaatttattgaaattttataaaaattcaggCCAAGTGGAAGAATAAGGTACAACTCAAGAGTACAAAGACAACCCTGTTTAGTACTTTTCTCCTCGGCACTGATGGTAAGAAAGCCCCTTGCTGTCTAGTAGCCAGGAAGCATGGACTTACAGTCTTAAAATGAGGCTTTATGTATTTCAGGCTGGAGGCAGGTTGCCTTTTATCCTGAGGAATCTCAGGCAAGGTAAAAGTTACCACTCAGTACCTCTATGCCAGAAGAAAAGCTCAATTTATTCAATGCTTAGAAAAGTTAAACTATCTTCCCCTGGTCAGACACTAAGATGTGTGTGATAAGGCCCAGAGACAACCACATAGTCCTTATTCTAATTCGTAGTGAAAAGTCTGCAGGCACATGGTGCTCCCACAGTGGGCCTGACCGTTTCCTAGGCACATCTCATTTCCACATCCTTTGCCTTCTGTTTCCCCCTACATTTCCAGCCTGCATAGAACTCAATTTCTAGGGAATTGAGAGGAGAAACAGTATTACGAACACAGACTCCTCTCAAACTGGAGCAGGAGCCAAACCAAATAAATAAGAGAATTGGATAGGGAAGAGGGATAAAAGGGAGGCTAGGGAACAATCCCTTGCCTCAAGTCTGGTGCACTTCATGGAACATTAGTTCACGGGGGATGGCTGTTTCTGGACCAAACTTGGTGGCTGCCCGACGCTCAAAGGCAGCAACATTCTGTTTGACAACCTCATCGAAAAACATGGTGGCCAGCTGGGAGTGCAGCAGAGAGCGAAATTCAAAGGAAATCTGGGAATGGGTAAGAGACAGTCAGAAACTTCTTCAGACCATGTTGGATAGTCCCTGGCCAAATTCGAGGATACCGTTCCTCAGTGCCTTTCCTCCCCCTACTCCCTGCAGTTCCTTGAATCCACTTAAGGGCCCTTACTTGACACTGAGCCCAGATTACAAGTCTGATACAAGCTCAGACCTGTGGAAACTGTGACTTGGGGAATACTAAGTGCTATCTATACTTAAAGAATAACTGGCtgggcgtgtaatcccagctctttgggaggccaaggcagatggatcacctgaggtcaggagtttgagagcagcctggccaaaatggtgaaaacttgtctctactaaaaatagaaaattagttgggcatggtggtgggcacctgaaatcttagcttcttgggaggctgaggcaggagaatcacttgaacccaggaggtagatgttgcaatgagcagagatcgcaccattgcactcccagcctgggcagcagggcaagactccatctcagaaaaataaataaccctGTCACAGCACCCCAGCCCTTCCCCATACCCAGTCCTAGTCCTCTGCTACACAGCCTCCTGACTCACCGAGAAGTCCACAGTGCAGGTTCGGGGATAGGCAGGAATACCAGGGCTGAATCGCCAAATGGTCTCTAAGTGGTTGAAGAGCTTGCCATCAGTACAAACAGCCTAAAATAGGGTAATCAGGAAGTTAAATGACATTACTAAGTATAGGATACAATAGAAAGGAATTGAAAACCATTTTCTATATTTCTGGTATTAAGGAATTACTTGACACATAGAGATAGAGTCATTACAAAGGCCAAAATAGCACTTCAATATAAAAGTgctggccgggcgtagtggctcaggtctgtaatctaagcactttggaggccaaggcaggcggatcacctgaggtcgggagttcaagaccagcctgaccaacatggtgaaaccccatcttaaaaaaaaaaaaaaaaaaaagggctg
This window contains:
- the CS gene encoding citrate synthase, mitochondrial isoform X2, which encodes MMYGGMRGMKGLVYETSVLDPDEGIRFRGYSIPECQKLLPKAKGGEEPLPEGLFWLLVTGQIPTEEQVSWLSKEWAKRAALPSHVVTMLDNFPTNLHPMSQLSAAVTALNSESNFARAYAEGISRTKYWELIYEDSMDLIAKLPCVAAKIYRNLYREGSGIGAIDSKLDWSHNFTNMLGYTDAQFTELMRLYLTIHSDHEGGNVSAHTSHLVGSALSDPYLSFAAAMNGLAGPLHGLANQEVLVWLTQLQKEVGKDVSDEKLRDYIWNTLNSGRVVPGYGHAVLRKTDPRYTCQREFALKHLPNDPMFKLVAQLYKIVPNVLLEQGKAKNPWPNVDAHSGVLLQYYGMTEMNYYTVLFGVSRALGVLAQLIWSRALGFPLERPKSMSTEGLMKFVDSKSG
- the CS gene encoding citrate synthase, mitochondrial isoform X1, whose product is MALLTAAARLLGTKNASCLVLASRHASASSTNLKDILADLIPKEQARIKTFRQQHGKTVVGQITVDMMYGGMRGMKGLVYETSVLDPDEGIRFRGYSIPECQKLLPKAKGGEEPLPEGLFWLLVTGQIPTEEQVSWLSKEWAKRAALPSHVVTMLDNFPTNLHPMSQLSAAVTALNSESNFARAYAEGISRTKYWELIYEDSMDLIAKLPCVAAKIYRNLYREGSGIGAIDSKLDWSHNFTNMLGYTDAQFTELMRLYLTIHSDHEGGNVSAHTSHLVGSALSDPYLSFAAAMNGLAGPLHGLANQEVLVWLTQLQKEVGKDVSDEKLRDYIWNTLNSGRVVPGYGHAVLRKTDPRYTCQREFALKHLPNDPMFKLVAQLYKIVPNVLLEQGKAKNPWPNVDAHSGVLLQYYGMTEMNYYTVLFGVSRALGVLAQLIWSRALGFPLERPKSMSTEGLMKFVDSKSG